GCTAACTAGGCCCCTCCTttataccataaaaaaaaagaaggtataACCGTGGTGACAGATAATGACCTGTGTAGTTGTGCATACATTTCAGAATAATTACATGATACTAAGAAAAACAGAATTGGTAAGTTCTGGTTTTTTGATTGAATACCTTTCTAGATATGAGTAGGCATTAGATTAactctttgtaaaaaaaataaaaaaagcattaTATTAACTTGTACTTTGGAGCTGCACTAGCTTCCCCCCAACCCTAAATTAGTCAAAAATTGAGGAATGTCACAACAGAACTATTAGTATCCTAGGGTGGCTTCTATCTTATTTATCCAATCAATTTCCCTTCCAATCATCTCCTTCCACGTGTCAAGGAAAAGGGAACTCAAGGGGAGAATATTGTGACATGTCTTGTTTGTgatattcttaaatattaaaaaccacactttttttttttgtacccaTGATAATACTAATATCTCACGAGTGATTGCACTCTAGTCCACGTAAAAACATGGCATCACCATCTCCACCAAAACCAATCGAAGAGCCACGCCCACCAGAATCAAACCCCtctagtgaaaaaaaaaaaggccttGATCATTAACCAAAAAACCTTATCCAAACTCCAATGACTACAATCACCCTCTCCCTCCCTTGCACAAACCCCTACttcctctcttcttctccaAAACGATTCAGATTCAACACCCAATCAGCACAACTTTCCCCTTCCTCCTCCTCACCTCTCCAATCCCCACCACTCCCCAAAACCACCGGAGTCATCGTCATCGGCGCGGGCCTCGCCGGACTCGCCGCCGCCACCCACCTGAACTCCCAGAACATCCCCTTCCTCCTCCTGGAAGCCTCCGACGCCGTCGGAGGCCGCGTCCGCACCGACATTGTCGACGGCTTCCTCCTCGACCGCGGCTTCCAAATCTTCATCACCGCCTACCCGGAAGCCCAAAAGCTCCTCAATTATCAATCTCTCAACCTCCAGAAGTTCTACTCCGGCGCCCGAATCTTCTACGATGGCCAATTCCACACCGTCGCCGACCCTCTCCGCCACTTCTGGGACTCCGCGAGGTCCCTCACCAACCCAATCGGATCCCCCCTCGACAAGCTCCTAATCGGATCCACCAGAATCCGCGCCCTCGTCAAATCCGACGAAGAAATCCTCACCGCAGAGGAAGTCCCCACAATCGAACTACTAAAAAAACTAGGGTTTTCCGATTCCATCATCCGAAGATTCTTCCGTCCGTTCTTCGGCGGAATCTTCTTCGACCCTGACCTGGAAACGACGTCGCGCTTGTTCAATTTCATCTTCAAATGCCTCGCCCTCGGAGACAACACTCTTCCAGCGAGGGGCATATCGGCGATCCCGGAACAGCTGGCGGCGAGGTTGCCGTCCGGTTCGATCCTGCTCAACTCCAAGGCCGTTTCGGTCGACCTCGATAATTCCGATTCGCCGCTCGTGAGACTCCAAAACGGCGACGTTTTGAAGAGCGAGCTAGGAGTCATAGTAGCGGTTGAAGAACCAGCAGCAGTTCATTTATTATCTGGAAGAACCGGTCCGGTTCCTAAAAAGCCGGTTCGAAGCACGGTCTGTTTGTACTTCACCGCGAATCGGGACCAGATCCCGGTACCTGACCCGGTTCTGTTTCTGAACGGGTCGGGTAAGGGGATTGTGAACAACATGTTTTTCGTCACGAACGTGGCTCCGTCGTTTGGCCCACCCGATAAAGGCCTTGTATCAGTGTCACTAATAGGGCTCTTTGAGGGCGTGTCAGATGAAGAGCTTGTGGGTAAAGTGGTTAATGAGCTTTCGGGTTGGTTTGGGGAGAAAATGGTTTCGAAATGGAACCATTTGAGGACTTATCGAATCGGGTTCGCACAGCCCAATCAGTGCCCGCCCACGGATCTGAAGAAAGACCCGAGAGTTGAGTCGGGTTTGTATGTGTGTGGGGATCATTTGACCTCTGCCacgtttgatggtgctttggtctCTGGGAGGAGGGCAGCAGAATCCCTATTGAAGGATAGAGCCCTCACTGCAGCTTAACAATTATCTACTTTTGTCAAACTGGGTGCATAATCAATTTTCAtctataatatgttttttttaggaCTAATTAGCATAGCATGATTTTTAATTGcaacatatttttctttctttctttctctttagcTAATTAATTGTTATCTGTTGTATCGGGATCCAACTTATTCCGTATGATCAAATTGTAGAAATAAATATCATGCGGATCCAGGATCCCGTCGCCAGTAATTGATGTATATCCATGTACTACGGTTTTCATGTATGCTTCACGAATTAATTTACTTGCAATGGTCATTCAAATAAGTATGGTTTGTGTAattctaaaaatgaaaaaaaaattgagataacaACTATACGAAAAAGAAAACCTTTCTTCTTTATAGTAATTCCCATGATGCAATCAAAACTCATCATTAATGATAAGTAGGGACAGTAAAGGGGGTCAGAAACAAacgaaacaaaaaaacaatgatGTCATCGTGATGGCTGCATTCTTGGTGATTCTCCGTTCTTCGCATCAGTGCCTTCTGGAGGAGTTGGGTGTGGAAGTGGTTATCGCTATAGCTCCAATGATGAGTTCAAACAGGTTAAGCCTATGTCCCTTTTCCCTTCATAGGATCTGTTTGGCTAAGCTTCTTTAGAAGTACTTCTAGGAGAAGAGAATGAGATGAGTTTTTCAATATGCTAAAATGAGTTTTCAGCTAGCTAACCATtagctattttttattttttatttacaaccaTTAGCTAATTTGTTGAAGCTTTCTCGTATAGCTTCTCTAAAAGCTTGTTTCCCTAGGATTTCTCATGTCCTCTTCAAGttgcttttcatttttgtttcattttaatattctgcgTGTCAAGTATGTTGTTGTGCATTTTCTGTTCATTATTTATATtgctttctgttttttttattactttgtttTACATGCCTATCGAATGGCTAAAATTATGAAACAGTGGATAATGTGGTAATAGAGGACTTAAATTGCAGATCGTGATACCCAAGGGACTAAAATCAATTaagacaaataataaataaacagaaCAAAGCCACTGTCTTAGACCTttgttttcattctttatttgtttgtaaattgtaattcCCTTGGAGGAATTCATAATTTATGAGTTAAGAGTTTGGTGCTTTGGTAACTTGAGAGTTTCATTTCCTTGACCTATTTAGTTGTACTTATGGATGCAGGCAGTTTGCTTCAGAGAGATAGAAGATGTTGCATCTTTGGAGGAGAAGTTGGGCAGGGCATTGTCAAAGCAGGAAAGGAGTAGGATAGGCGTGAGCAAACTTAGGCTTTTTCTGGAAGAATTACTCCAAAAGAGGTTCTTATACattagattttgtttttatgtttgtctggttattttttttatgttatatggCTGAGCCCTTAATAATGATCCTGCTAGGTATATAAGTAATGTACCTTTGATCATTCCACTTCTCGAGAAGGAGTACTGGACTGTGACAAGGAAATTAAGTGACATTAATCAAGAATTGAGGTATGTATTAAAGTTAAAACTATTTCTGTTGTACTTGATCTGCATAGCAAGGGACAAGgatgataattattattttttcaattctttaaatttaaaactgtTATCTATCTTCCTTTCATCAgttgttttattcttttttcacaTTTACACAGCACACTTGATGAAGCCAAACTGAAGGAGAAAGGAAGAGCCTTCCATGATATGTTCTTGACCAAGGTTTCTTTGtcatacattcatttttattctcggTATCTGACCCTTCTTTATTGGGTAAATTTACTGTGTTGGTGGATATTAGAAGTTCCACCAAGGGAAGGGGCATTTAATCTGGGGATGTTTAGCTTGTGGAGTGGAACTGTTTGTCTGTCTTATTCTGTATGGACTTGCATATGCatgcttttaattaatttctttcagCTGTTTGAATGCGTACACAGTGCTTGAACCTTGAAGATGTACTCCTATATTTTCCTCCCTCACTTGCATATTTTCTATTATGCAGCTGTCATTGTTGCTTAAAGGGACAGTTGTTGCACCTCCTGATAAGTTCGGTAAATCTCCTATTTTTCACCGTAGCTCTTTTTTATGGATAAGCTATTGAACAGTAGATAATGCACAATAATTGAAAAGCAAGCTTACTATGTTTGGACCCCTTTCCCTTGGCAAATAAATTGCTcgactttttatttattgtttttacagGTGAAACACTGCAAGACGAGCGAATTAATGGAGGTGCATTTATCGGAGCTGATGGTGTTCAGTTCCCTCACAAGCTAATACCTGTAAGTTTTGGCCTACTCTTTACTGTACTTATGTGCTGCCTTAGTCTTTCATTGTAGAGGATAACAAGCTACTACTCTTGATTTTACTATTTTCCCTTCTTATTAAGAACACGCATAGTtgccattttctttttcatttggaTGATGATTTCATTTAACTTATGCTGTTATGTCTgttaattactaattttgtaAGAGTTTTATATTTGTGTGTGGGTGAAAATTTTCTCAGAATCTTGTAAAGCAAACATATGATGATACAGGCCTAAAGCCTACCGTTACTAAGGTGTATGTTGGGAGAGTTAAAAGGAGCAATGCACCCAGGAGAGAAAATGGCTCAACTAACTGCCTAGTTGGCAGTAGATGGGAGGGAGTGTGTGGGGTATATTTGTTACAGAATTGAGGTATAAGCAGGGAAAGGGAGGTAGAGGGGAGGGGAGGCTGGAATTTGGAATTGGGACCTTGGCGAGATTAAGCCTCTTGAATTTCCTAAGAATTGTCTTCCTTCTTGCTGCTACTGAAACACTTCTATACACAGGTTTCTGATTTCGTTGGTCAGGCCTGTatgcataaataataaataatacatacatTTCACAGTCTTGTATTTTCAGTTTACTTTGTCTCTGTAATCTGACATGCTAGTTTATACACACATACAGAATGCAGGGATGCGTCTTTATGGTGGTGCACAATATCATCGGGCAATGGGTGAATTTCGTTTTGTGGTTGGAGGAATCAAGTGTCCCCCAATTACTCGGGAAGAAATTGTAAATGCATGTGGAGTTGAAGATATTCATGATGGAACAAACTACTCTAGGTAATTCTGTGTGTTTTACCTATTCATTCTTGTATACTACTAattgttaaatattatatattaaaataatttttattttgagtaaCCAGGACTGCTTGTGTAATTGCTGTTGCAAAGGCTCGTGACACATTTGAACCTTTTCTTCATCAGGTGATTAATGCtctaaaaatgaatatattgcGGTCAATTtccttctttaattattttaattcattagaAATTCAAGTCAACTTATAAGACCGATTGACGGGAAAAGATATAGACTTAGCCCCTGGCATATTGATTTTGGCTAAAAGATCACAGATATGCTTTGGGTGAGAAATAATGAACCATCGGGCTGAGATTTAACTTCAATGCCCAGAAAATAATCCAAATCACCAAGTTCCTTGAGAGAGAATATAGAATTAAGCTGAGAAATTAAGCTTTGAATCAGAACAATATTGTTCTCAGTGACTATAATGTCATCCACACACACCACGGCATAAACCACTGCAGACCCCTTAGAGTAGACAAACAAAGATAGTCCCCAATGAGTCCTTTGAGTCTAGTgagtcttttttctcttccccttGTCTCTCTTCTAGTGCATGATTTAACATCTTCCTTTGGCATTGTGATACGGTGAGAGTAGTAATGCCAAAGGAAGATGCTAAATGAGAGACATTACTACCGACACCATATCAGAATGAgagtctttttctcttcttgtctCTGCCATATCACAATGCCAGTAGAGACCTCAAAATTAAGtatgaagttctaatgaagctgtttttttttgcaacaaCAAAGTCATCAGTAGCATTGCTCATAACCTGGCTTAGCATGATAGGGCAAAACATATCAAAATAGACCGACACTGAATTAAGGAAAAGTTAGACAATGGCCTTATTGAGATAGCATATGTTCCTTCTGGAGGTCAGTTGGCAGATGTTCTAACCAAGGGACCTGCAGAACAATTTCGAGATCTTACCAGCAAACTGGGAATGATAGATATTCATTCTCTAGCTTGAGGGAGAGTGTTGTTACATGTATACAATATTAAACACGTGCATCATTTATTTTTAGTACTGATTTAATAAGATTTATTCTTTCATTTGATTGATTGGTCAAGGTTTCCTTATTTATAGTAATCATGTTTGATTTGATGTCCATAATTCTAGCATAGTTTTTACTATCAAAGCTGTATAAATAGTGATCCTTGTTGTACTCTTTGAATTAtcagaaaataatattcacTTTTCCTCATATTCCAAgtctaattaattgattaattctcTATTCTTGACACAGTTGGGGTCCAGGCTGTTGTATATACTTAAGAGATTGCTTCCGATCtctgtttttcttcttcaggTATTCTCTTCGGATTTTTCTgtaagatataaaatatttgaatcttAGCGTAACAGCTTCAGCTTTTAGGATACCTAGTTCTTGACATGATAGCATCCATGAGCAAGTTGCCTAAAGTTTGATCCTTGCCACTATTATTCTAAATAAAAGTGTATTTTAGCACAAGGTAGTGGTGGGTCTGCTCATTATCAGTGATTCAATTCCGAAGGGCTCGTGCATGGGGTGTATATAGCTTATGCTTTCGAGATAGTTggttattgaaattttttatgaatcagTTGTTTATGCTTTTGCAAATATCCTAAGTTTTGtacaattattagttttttattttcctaaacttattttatttatatattttgtttgacaGAAAGATTGTGAATATCTAAGTGGCCATGAGGTGTTCCTCAGGCGTGCTGCCTCTGCCTTCAACAACTTTGCAGAATCTACTGAAAAATCATGCCGTGAAAAGTTAACCACCACTTGTCCCCATTTGCTACAAATTTGTTTCTATATGGCAAAtgaattttataatgaaaaataaataaataaataatcatgaCCTTAATTTGAGTATGAGGAATATGATGCATAGCTTAGCTTTTAAAAGAGTGTAATATATGGAATTCTTGCAttatatcatgattttttgttttcatttcatttttttcacagtcgttctttttttatattagggTGCATTATTCTTTCCCTTGATCATAAAAAATGAACTTGATTTATACCAAATGTGATGTGATAATATTGCCAAACTGAAATTTGCAACCATGAATCATATATGTTTCATCTTCGCATTCTCATCCATGATTtatcccttttcttttttcatacaTGATACCTATTAAATATTAGTATTCCAGGTTGTTTATTTGCTTTTTTCTAAATTCCTTGCTTCTCTGCTACAGATGTATGGAGGACTTGGTGAGCACCACACGGTATGTTTCATGGCCTCTCCACAATAAGGTATTGATTTAAGGGACATTTGCAGAGACATGCTTTGGTATGCTGCATTTTGAAAGTATCTCGCTCCCTACTTTGAATTTTAGCTAGGCTCGTATGATTATATCCACCACTTAAGAGCAAAAGAGTAATATATTATTTGCTAAGCTAAGTTTTCATGGCTCATTTTATATCTCACTCTAGTGTGACTGTCAACATTGTAGAGTCGGGCTGGGTTACGTCTGTTCTTAGATTCTTTTGGTGGAACAGAACATTCCAATGCTTGTAATAATCCTACATCAACTGTTCTATCACAAACAAGTGCGCATGAGAAAGAAGACACAAAGTCACAACCGGATGTAAAACTCTGCCATGTAGCCTCTGGCACTGATTCTAGCTCATCCATTCAGACAACAGAAACAAAGCTTGCTGATCTTCTGGATAGTACACTCTGGAATAGGAGGCTTGCACCTTCATCTGAAAGAATTGTTTATGGCTTGGTACAACAGATATTTCATGGCATTAGAGAATATTTCTTGGTTTCCACAGAGTTAAAGGTCTctgatgtttcttttttgttcatttatgcTTTTTTGTGGTTGGTATGTGAATTTCCTCCTGTCCTgcttacatgtattttttttttccactttcaaattttgtttgttgttcaGGTTGATTACAACTAACAACTACAAGACAATAATATGTCAAGACACTAACAATACACTAATTTGGGGCTATTgattattatgataaaaaatcataaataatttagaattctcactccatttttttcttctatcttttatGCACTGCTTATACCTAATATTTTTCAGTTCAATTGTTTCCTTTTGATGCCCATTGTGGACAAATTGCCTGCACTTCTCCGGGAAGACCTAGAATCTGCTTTTCAAGATGACCTGGATAATGTTTTTGACATAACCAATATGCAGCACTCATTTGGGCAGCAAAAGAGAGAGACAGAAATTGAACTGAAAAGGGTATTTCTTAATTCATATAACATGGTTTTCTCTTGAACAATTTCCAGATATGCCAACTTTCTCTTTGTTGTCCATAATGCTAAACTTTTTATGCTTGAATGGGTTTTCCACTCTTCAGACTGAAAGAAATGTTCTTGCTGTGATCTGACAAGTAGTATGCTGCTGGCTTAGATACGTTAGAGATGAGGCTGGATATGCCTATCCCCACATGATTATCATTGATGTCATGAAGATCAAGGTTCTGTATCCCGTCAAACTCTACGGCGAGGAACTGGGTTGAGAATTCTAGATTAGTTGTCACATTTGGGAGGCCTAAATATTGATTCACGAGACACCCTTTTGGTTCGTTGGTAGATATTAGGACGAATGCAAAGCCTTGTGCACCAAGTTCTGGGTACTTGGGAACAATGGAAAACACAAAGGTAGTGCTAAAGGTTGCAACAATGGATTTGTTTTTGCTAGATTTGAATGGCAAAGGAGATGGATAGAATGCATGGCCAAGGATTTTTGCGGAATCTTTTATCAAGGTAAGTATGCCGTTTGGCCTCACATAAGAAGCTCCATCTATTTTCTAGCCTGCTTGCTTAAACCCATGTTGCACAAAATTGATATCCGAGGATACAAAGCTCAAGAGAGAGTAAAGAACAACCACAAGGATGCCAAATGCATGCATTGCTATGTTTGTGAAGTTGGTTTTGGATGCTGAATAAGATAAGAATACTGCACTCAGAGAAAGGGATTATAATTTCTCTGGAGTTTTGGTGGTACTCAGCGTCGCCAGCATTGCAGAAAGAGCCTATAAATACTGCATTTGGAATTATATTCCTTGGAAGTtagtatcatttttttaaactcaGAATGATATTAATGAAATAAACATAAAGAAATAACACATGTTTAATAACGTGATTATTATAGGATACCAGTAAAACATGCATGTGAGACTGCTTGAATAAAGATGAATGGACGAAGACCTTCTAAAACACAATTAACAGCGcgattcaataaattttaaaatgtacaaaatgatcataaattacTTATACAAATTTAACCAATCACGtttaaatacttatataaaCAAGATAAAGTCTAAGTGAGTGTCTAATACAATGTTACCACTCTTGTTATCTACTGTCACTCCTCttcaataat
This genomic interval from Glycine max cultivar Williams 82 chromosome 5, Glycine_max_v4.0, whole genome shotgun sequence contains the following:
- the LOC100812558 gene encoding uncharacterized protein isoform X2; this encodes MTTITLSLPCTNPYFLSSSPKRFRFNTQSAQLSPSSSSPLQSPPLPKTTGVIVIGAGLAGLAAATHLNSQNIPFLLDRGFQIFITAYPEAQKLLNYQSLNLQKFYSGARIFYDGQFHTVADPLRHFWDSARSLTNPIGSPLDKLLIGSTRIRALVKSDEEILTAEEVPTIELLKKLGFSDSIIRRFFRPFFGGIFFDPDLETTSRLFNFIFKCLALGDNTLPARGISAIPEQLAARLPSGSILLNSKAVSVDLDNSDSPLVRLQNGDVLKSELGVIVAVEEPAAVHLLSGRTGPVPKKPVRSTVCLYFTANRDQIPVPDPVLFLNGSGKGIVNNMFFVTNVAPSFGPPDKGLVSVSLIGLFEGVSDEELVGKVVNELSGWFGEKMVSKWNHLRTYRIGFAQPNQCPPTDLKKDPRVESGLYVCGDHLTSATFDGALVSGRRAAESLLKDRALTAA
- the LOC100812558 gene encoding 15-cis-phytoene desaturase, chloroplastic/chromoplastic isoform X1; the encoded protein is MTTITLSLPCTNPYFLSSSPKRFRFNTQSAQLSPSSSSPLQSPPLPKTTGVIVIGAGLAGLAAATHLNSQNIPFLLLEASDAVGGRVRTDIVDGFLLDRGFQIFITAYPEAQKLLNYQSLNLQKFYSGARIFYDGQFHTVADPLRHFWDSARSLTNPIGSPLDKLLIGSTRIRALVKSDEEILTAEEVPTIELLKKLGFSDSIIRRFFRPFFGGIFFDPDLETTSRLFNFIFKCLALGDNTLPARGISAIPEQLAARLPSGSILLNSKAVSVDLDNSDSPLVRLQNGDVLKSELGVIVAVEEPAAVHLLSGRTGPVPKKPVRSTVCLYFTANRDQIPVPDPVLFLNGSGKGIVNNMFFVTNVAPSFGPPDKGLVSVSLIGLFEGVSDEELVGKVVNELSGWFGEKMVSKWNHLRTYRIGFAQPNQCPPTDLKKDPRVESGLYVCGDHLTSATFDGALVSGRRAAESLLKDRALTAA
- the LOC100807368 gene encoding dynamin-like protein ARC5, with product HRDGCILGDSPFFASVPSGGVGCGSGYRYSSNDEFKQAVCFREIEDVASLEEKLGRALSKQERSRIGVSKLRLFLEELLQKRYISNVPLIIPLLEKEYWTVTRKLSDINQELSTLDEAKLKEKGRAFHDMFLTKLSLLLKGTVVAPPDKFGETLQDERINGGAFIGADGVQFPHKLIPNAGMRLYGGAQYHRAMGEFRFVVGGIKCPPITREEIVNACGVEDIHDGTNYSRTACVIAVAKARDTFEPFLHQLGSRLLYILKRLLPISVFLLQKDCEYLSGHEVFLRRAASAFNNFAESTEKSCREKCMEDLVSTTRYVSWPLHNKSRAGLRLFLDSFGGTEHSNACNNPTSTVLSQTSAHEKEDTKSQPDVKLCHVASGTDSSSSIQTTETKLADLLDSTLWNRRLAPSSERIVYGLVQQIFHGIREYFLVSTELKFNCFLLMPIVDKLPALLREDLESAFQDDLDNVFDITNMQHSFGQQKRETEIELKRVFLNSYNMVFS